atgagttaattaaaattaataaaattcaatgagtgagtgttggattttgttaaaCAACTGAACCAGTGTTGGTGTGTTATTATTaaccaaagtccacagtttatatTAGGGATCACTCTATCTTCTGTTCTATGCTTCTGACAAGTACATATTTCCTCCCCACTATCCAAAAGTAGAGCATTCTTATAAAACTTTCCCTGAACCATAATGGCACCAAGCAAGAAACATTCACCATAAgttcatgtggaaaatttgttgAGCATTCTTGGACCCCAAAATAACTGCTCTTAGAGTTTTCTGGTACCTTAGGACATATCTTGCTAACAGAGGCTCAAAATCAATTGGGATAAAGtgcagatgctcacagacacttTTCAAAACTACAGGGTTTTGATACAATGATGTGGAGTGTTCTTCCTGGGAGAGGAGCTTGGTGGAGCTGCTCTCGTTGCCTCTGTAACGGCTCAATGCAAAACACACACTGAAAACTAGTTTTGATTTTCACCTCTTTTATAAAAGTGGAAATactcttcagatttctttcaggTGCTGAAATCAGGTACTAATGTAGCTCTTTCATAAGAGCTAAATGGAATAACATGAACTTTCTAAAATTATGGGTTCTCAGTACATAATGTCATGTacccaccattacagtatcacaCAAAACACTTTTGTTAGCCTACAAATTCACTGTGCTCCCCCCTCTcatgtctccctccctctttctgaaCTCCTGGTTACTctgaactttatattttttctgtagttttgtcttttctggaatgtcatGTCCTTGCAGTCATATAACTAACCTTTTCAGGATGGCTTCTTTCATGTAAAAATATGCATTGAatgttctttcttatattttcatatcttgaaggctctctcttattttttcaaatcaaGGAATAACATTATATTTTATGGAGATACCAgagtttgtttatctgttcatctcaCGTGCTTCCTATTCCAGgcaattaaaaagaaacctttttaTAAAGATTCATATTTATGTCTTGGTTTGGGCATATGTCTTCAACTCTTTGGATCAAATATGTGGGGTGGTAAAAATATGCTtagtcttctcctttttttttttaagattttattttattatttgtttgacatacagagatcacaggtaagcagcgaggcagtcagagaggagaggaggaagcagactccctactgagcagagagcccgatgcggggctcgatcccaggaccctaagatcatgacctgagccgaaggcagaggctttaacccactgagccacccaggcaccccgagagtaTGTTTAGTCCCATAAGAAACTCCGAGACTCTTCCAGAAAGGCTGTAATTTGTATTTTCACCAGTAATGAATACGAATTCCTGTGACTCttcatctttgccagcatttggtgttgtcaatatttttaggttttagccattctaataggtgttagtggtatctctttgttttatttagtaaTTTCTTCATGAGAAaggatattgagcatttttttcatgcacTTATTTCTATTTGCATGTCTTTTTGGTGGGAAATAtcttttcagatcttttgcccaagttttatctgacttctttctttcctttttgttgagTTTTGAAACTTCTTTGTGTATTTGGTCAAATgttatgttgcaaatattttctgcctaTCTAtggcttccttttatttttcttaactcactatgaaattatatatttttttttctcttttaggtaCTTTGTTGTTACTTTCAATTTGGTCTTATGTCCTTTTGTTCTGGGAATATCCTGTATAATTTTCTAATAAATTCCTAATCCTCATAcataccactatatatttttaaatattttattttatttttatttgaaagagaaagagagctcaagGAGGCCAAGAGCCatgcagagtgagagggagcccAAGGCATAGTTTCCaaaatcccaggaccatgggatcatgactcaagctgaaggcagaggcttaaccaactgagccatccaggtgccccctacctatatttttatcttcatcttCTGAAagtcctgttgttgttgttgttgttttaaactctCATATTGCTGTTTACTTACATATAATCTTTTGTGtgtctatatatttattaataatagtaTTCTGTTATTCTCTCAAAGATCTAGTATGATCGAGTATTTCATTAGGAGTATTAATTAggggattattttctttttaacttttattcagTACACTGAATAAGCTCTACTCCACCcccactgattttctttttaaaaattaattttggatGTGTGATTTTTGCATCAGTGGATTTAATCTCACCCCTGGTATGTATTTGGTGTCATTCTAATGTCATGGTGAGGGGACCACATATCTAGGAGGGATTTCCATGCACATAGTGAGATGTGTAACCTGGTCAGTGACATTGTATGCTCCTGAGGAAGGAGGTTACCCATATCAGTGAGCAAATACTCAGATGTCAGTACCTTTTAGTTCTCTCTTTGGAGGCAGATTTATGAAGACTCATCCTAAAATTGCCTGACAATGGAATGTCAGTCTGGCTGGTGTTTTAGAAGATGAGCATCAACAATTTTTCTATGGGCTTCAATATTCTGTAAGTATTATTCTACCAATCCCTCTCTGTTATATGACCCCTCATTCCTAGCATCCTTTGTACCCAGTGCTGCTGTCTCTGGATCATTGTTAACTCTGCCACTACAGAGACCAATCATTTTGCTGGAACTCAAATGGGTTCTGGATACTCCAGTTCACAAACCTTACACACACCTTCACCTTTTCCACCATTTTCAGTGCTACCCTGTCTATAATACCAGATACGAAATTCCTGTGTTTGTCCGGGATTGTCATGAACAGACCATTTTCTCCTCATGGGTATCATCTGTTGTGGGCACCTAGGTCTCAGAGTTACCTATCCCAGTTACCTTTAGGTATATCTTAATGATCCATATTTATATGATTTGTTTATACATACTCTGCCATTATTTCACAGTATCTCTGTGTTGCACCATGATTTTAGTGAACTTTAGAGagttacagaaatgaaaatatacattcaATCTGCTGGGCTTGCTTGTAAATTGACACTTTCATATTCCTTAACTATAttccttaaatttgtattttattattaaatgaaacaCAGAAAGGTACATACGTAGATACAGCTTGGCTACTTACCACAAACTTGACAAAAGTCTATGACCATCATTCTGACCAGAAAAGAGAGCACACCAGCATCCCCAAAGCCAATATAGATTCTGATTCTATAAGGCTGGACTAGCGCCCTAGAATATGTGTTGCCTATAAGCTCCCAGATGGTGCTGAGGCTACAGAACCAGAATCTACACTTTCAGTAGAAAAGCTTTAGGACATCAATTTCCACTGCAAAGGGATTCTCAACTGGGTtggtattatatttaaatttctaagaGAGTATTCTTAGAACATGGGACAATTTCCATTATTCATCAGGAGGTATCTATTCATTCCTCTAGCAGATTCCCCCTTTTTGAAGTCACGATTGCAAATATCTGAGGAAACAGACATAGAATCAAGTAGAAAATTGTCTAAGTATATTCAACAGTAAAGTTCTGAGAGATCTATGAAAGTTAGCAGGTACAGTATATAGTAAATAATCAGCCCGTGGATTTATTACCAGGAGGTTATTTTCACTAAAAACATGTTTCCTCACTTCTAAGAATCACTAATCTCCCCCTTTCTGGACCTTAGCTTTTTGATGTGAGAACAAAATGAATACCAACGGAGGCTTGACTTTCTTATTTCCCACATCTTGCTTTGGTCACCTCACCCGACTTTTAGCTCTAAATATTCCTTTAGTTAAAGGAGCAGTGGACCATGACATGACAGGCTTCCTGTAAGAAAATCAACACGAAGAAAGCATGTGCTTCCCTAAACTCACTGTGGCTTCAATCGTGTTTCCCATCCATGCTGGGTGGTTTAGCATGACGTCTGATCAACTCCTACGAGCTTGCTATTTCTCACTGGCTCTTTAGGCCACCACATTGACAAAGACCCCCCCAGAGACTGTCTAATTCTTGGATAACAAGTTTCTTACTCCTTACAGGCTGGCTTTCTGGAAGCTATGGGAGAACCTCTCTCTTGTTTCTAAAAAGGCTACAAAGTGCTAGATGGTGCTTTTAACATCTGTGATAGGTCCATCAATTCTCAATGCCAGAACCTGGGCTGATGACTCTAAAATTGCCTTTCCTCCTAAGAAGGGCTTTGCTTGACTTGTGTTACTGCTCCAAGATAGAGTCCTATGTAAATCAAATGTTCCTAACCTGTTCCTTTCTGTATAAGAGCCAGTAATCAGATGTATTTTCTTCAGCTTCCTTcactcattttccttctttttccctcttccactggGTCATGGATTTTAAACACTTTGAAGGTTTTCACATGTCTCACCCTTATTGTACAAAGAGTTCTAAAGCTAGCTGTGATTTCTGAGTGTGTACCAGATATTTTCACATCCACTGTTCATAGCtgttctttccaaatattttggcCCATATTCTACAAGTTGCCATAATCTGAGGTACAGATATTCAGAACATCTGTATGAGTACTAAATCCTAAAGTGAACCTTCCCATTCACCAAATGAAACATGATTCTCCAGCCAATGACTCAATGTGTTACATATGTCACTATTCCCTTAACTCAATGTTAGTTCATGTTGGTACTCCTGGCATGCCTGGCTGGCGCAGGACAGATCTCACTGCCACAGAGGCTCCATTGCTTCCCCAAGATTGAGTTAGTGCTGAGGACAGGTGATGGTGCACATTCAAGACCTTGAAGGGAAACTTGTCTAACCACTGAGAGAAAGACATGTGCCCTGACATGGTCTGCGAGGCACAACATGACCTCCAAAGTTTCAGCAGCTAGCTACTGTTTTCCTGCTATAACTGGACCATATGACTCTTGTcaaactgccatgttcctagaTGCTTTGTTTTCTGCAGGAACAATCTGCCCACTTTTAAGCTGTTGGAAACTAAAGCCTAGTCTTTTGCTTTCTATACTGATGGCTTAATTGAGTGGAACActaaaaaggagggaaagagagaaacacaggTTTTTTAATGCAAATCTAAAATACATAAGTTGAGGTCTGTATTGAAAGAATATTAAGCAATACTTACTTCTTTGATGGAAAATTGCTCTGATGCATTCATTTGTTGAATGCTATTTAGCATTTCCTCCTTCAGTACCTAAGAGATTATAGGAATATTAAACCAACATTCCCCTATTTTTCTGTGCAGATAACtgatttctttcttgctttccttcttttgaaaattgaaccaaattttctaaattactaagaaggaaaactttatttttttaactcagaATCAATCATAAGAATAAAGTTTTATCACTCATAATATTCCACACTTTAGATTTAAAAGCAAAGAGTTTGGAGCAAATTCTTCTTTCACCTCAATGGCAATGGAGTCTGCATATAAAACATAACAAGGGAAGATTCTGATTTTAAGGAAATAGGGTGAAAATTGAATTCAACGTCAAATTCCATTATATGTCCTCTTTATATTCTATACCTGCACTGTTCAATATAGTAGCAACTGCTTTGTCCAAGACAATGTcctttaacatttaaatataaattaactaTAGTTAACAAGAATTGAAAATGCACTTCCCCAGTTATATTATCTACATTTCATGTGCTCAATAGCCATATGTATCTATTCTTATATGTTGGTCTTTATTATTCTGTACTAGAGAACATCCTCATCATGTTAGAAAAATTCAGCTGGACAATTCTGGTCCATATAGTTATCACAACATGTCTGTGAGGTGGGTACTTTCCCCATTTTGAAGATTAATTAACTGAATCTCAGAATTAAAGAAGCTCCACGTTATCCATCTTTGTAACTGAAACCTAGGATTTGAATCCAACTTTGGTTCAGTGCAAAGAAAGTGCCTGATTTCCACATTGGGCACATTGTCTGTATTATCCTTTCTTGAATATACTTATAGCAGGAACATATTATGTCTTGTTTGACACAAATCCACAGTTGGTAGAAAATTTATGAAATGTTTTAGATGAAGTCTCACACCTCCAGCCCTATGAACAATTCACTTGCCAAGCACAAGTTAAAATGGAACTCGTTTATAGGTGATTCTCTGGAATTATGTTTAAATGTGTTTCAAAATCAAGAATTATAGGCTCTGAGCTAGAGCTCTAATcccattaaaattcattttttggtATTATATAGTGCGTGCtaattgttgttgctgttttgttctttaaaagacctgAGCATCTCAACatattttcagagaaaagagTCTGAGCATTCTGCTTCGAATCTGCTGGGTCTTGACACTGTAGATGATGGGATTCATCAAAGGTGGGAAAAGGATGTAGATGTTGCCCATAAGGACATGGATCACAGGGGATAGATGCTTGCCAAAACGGTGCACCATTGTTAGGCTAATGATAGGGATGTAGAACACCAGAACAGCACAAATGTGGGAGATGCAGGTCTGCAATGATTTATGCCGCTCCCCCTGAGAGGCAATTGCCAGGACTGCCCTAAGAATCAGCACATAGGAGTAGAGGATCAGAGCAGCATCCAACAACAGTGTGAAAATGACCAGCATCAGGGCATAGTAGCTATTAAATCTGATGTCTGAGCAAGCTAGGCGGAGAAGGTCCTGGTGCAGGCAGAATGAGTGAGACAGGATGTGGGAACGGCAATAATGGAAAAATTTCAGATTGATGATGGGGGGTGTAATAAAGAAGAAACTCCTAGCTACTATGGTAAGCCCAATTTTGAGAATCCTGGAATTAGTCAGAATGGAGGAATAACGCAGTGGATTGCAAATAGCAATATACCTATCAAAGGCCATAGTAAGGAGGACAGAGGACTCCATGAAGGATAGACCATGGATGAAGTAGGACTGGGCAATGCAGGAATCCAGGCTGATTTCTTGAATGAACCCCCACAGGATGCCCAGTACCGTGTGCACTGTGGACAGCCCTATGGATAGGTCAGTGAGGGCCAGCATGGCCAGAAAGTAGAACATGGGCTGGTGCAGGCTGGGCTCAGTCCGGATCACATGCAGCACCATGCAATTGCCCCCAAACACCAAGGTGTAGGTGGTGAAGAAGGGAATGGAGATCCAGGGATATTGTTGCTCCAGGCCCGAAAATGCAGTGAGAACGAAGGTGGAAGAATTCACACTAGGGCTTCTCAAAGTGATCATTCTGGCACTGGGACGCTTCTTCCAGGCAGTAAGAAAGTGTTGTggtgtgggtattaaggagggcacatattgcatggagcactggatgtggtgcataaacaatgaatcttggagcactgaaaaaattaaattaaaaaaaaggcaaaaaaaaaaaaaaaaggaaatgctccAATTTCAAATGAGCTAGGTCAAGTTTCTAAGCAAACAAAATTATGCTTAAAGTTAACTAAGTGTAGGAAATATTAGCCAAGCAACTCTGTTCTTTAGAGATATATTATCTGCTGCCTAGAAGAGAATAGTGTCCTCCCAATATCATTTCAGAGCTGTTATTTATCCTCTGGCAGATGCACGGATGTCCTTAGAAGCCACAAGTGAAAATGAATAGACTAAAAGAGGAAGCTCTTTTCTAGAGAGGATATATTGCCTGGGATGCTTTCTTGGAGATTCTGGTCAAAAGCACAGCTGTAAAATTGAGAGCTGAGGTTCTCACAGTAATTATTAGTTTCCTCCCCTCTGATTCATTAAATGAAGAGTGAGATTTAGCATttaagtatccaaaatctatttaAATAGTCACTGTGTACccataattttctattttctgctgTCTCCAAGTGAATTTTTCCTCCAAACGGTCCTTAGACATTCCTGTGTTGTTCCATCCCAGATGACACAGCCAAcaagtgcttttttttctctgcagTGAAAAGCAGAGAGGAATATTTATGCATGAGATCTTTAGTGAGTGATCTCCCATGAGAGCTCTCATGCTGAGATGTTCAGCTTACCTGTGCCCTTGTGACAGGGAGACTTGGGCTGAAGACTCTTGGGTTCTGACATCAGCCTAGTGTTCTCCTCCACTTATTCATTCTCTCAATCAGTACATTTAGTATTTATCTAATATACATTTATTGAAGGGGTGAGCgagttttttctcttccttagaaCGTAGCATACTAAAGATCAAAAGGAAGGccatgtggtgcataaacaatgaattctggaacactaaaaagaaattaaattaaattaataacaataataataattttttaagcgAAGGCCAATGTGGCATAGTTAAGTCCAGAATTTCAAATAGCCTCCTTGCAATAGCATTAATTGTCTTCTTCCACACATTGTTTTCCTGCTTGGGGTTCTGGTCCTGGGAGTCATCATAAAAGGGTTAAAGGGTCTTAGAGTGTAGGCAGGTGTTTTAAAGTCTACACTGGCTTTTATGTTTCATTTCATCCTTCCAATATGTTCAATTAGTTCAGATTCTGGCTTCCTCTTGTGACCCATTCCTCATCTTTGTTATCTTAGCACACCAGGCAGCCCTCAGGCTACCCTTCTTCTGAATGCACCCTCTATCAGACACTGTCACACCCCTTCTAGAATCCTCTCCTCTGTTGTTTCTTGCCCTGAGCCCCTCTCCATGTAAAATAATATACCCACTATTTTTATTTGCCTCCTTCCTTGAATGATTGGAGTATTTACCTTTTGAAGAAAAATACGTATGCCTTGATCACTTCTTTTCTATCTCAATTGAGTTTTCCTCAGAGTCTTTGTTCTTGgtcttctctctgcctagaaTTATCTACTCCAAGTACTTTGCACAAAACTTCCTTTCATCATTCATGGTTTTACCActcagaattcctttttcttccttggtgAAGAAGTTCAAGGTAGCTTCCTCAGAGGAATTCTTGTAACCCCACCATGAGTGCCCCCATCCTCTCCAATAAATTACTCCCCTAAAAATACCCTGCTTTGTGTTTATACCACTTCTTGTATGCTGTTTCCCATGAGATCTACTGGAAGCTCTAGAAAACCAGGTGCCGTGTCTGGTTTTTGCTCACGGAAATGCAAAGTGAGGTTTACCAGGGAGTGGGCATTtatcaaataattattaaattactGGAATACTCTATGAATTCAAGTTGTACAATTACAGCGGTATAAAACAAGTTAAAGCAaatgcattattaaaaaaaaaaaataccgtgaaggggcacctgggtgactcagtgggttaaacctctgccttctgctcaggtcatgatctcagggtcctgggatcaagccccacatcaggctctctgctctgtggggagcctgcttccctctctctctctgcctgcctctctgcctacttgtgatctctttctctgtcgaataaataaataaaatcttaaaaaaaaataccatgaaatCTCAGCACTCGTATCTTAAAGTAACACATCTGATCGTTTGTTGGCCACATGATACCAAATATTGCCCGCCTATAAAAAGTTTACATAATACACAGAACAGATGCTGCCTTAGGCATTCCTGCTGACCTTGGACAAAACACTCTGACTCCAGATATGATTCCTATCATTGCAGTCTGACCCAGACATGGAGTTTTGGCCCTGGAATGATGACAAAAGATTCAAACATTTTGTGAATATAAGCATGCTCTCTTACAAGCTTTTTCTCATACAAGCTTTTTCAGCCTAGCCACAAAGGTTGCAGGTGCTGCCTCAGAGAATAACAGCCTTTTAGCAATAAAAGAGCAACAAATATTGGAGATTGTTTCTAAATTCTGTTTTGATATAGGATGAGAATCAGGAGAGAATAGTGTcaatgagaagaataaatgacCATTTCAAGAGGGAAGTAGTCACATATGTCAGATGCACAATATGGTCCATTtgtattgaaaaggaaaaaacataaaacatcatTTTCCAAAACATCATGCTGTGATGCCCCCTCTCTGTCAGTGCGCGTAgtatttctttctgaatttctagCAACCAGAGGAATGCCTGGCATGACATAGATAAGTAGTGAGGACACACAGCAGTCAGTTGGAGTCCGGGCCGTGATGGGATTCTGGCATTCACTCTGTGCTTTGTCTGGAATGTGGATTTGGAAAGCATATCTATGATCAGATTAAACAGATCATTCTTTCAGAGGAATCTTTCCTTACATCCTCCAGTTCAAACTGGCCTCCATGTTCAGgtatctctgtctttttcttctattctttggaCATGATCCTCTGATTACTTCCTACCTTTTTCAGGTTAGGTAGGGTGATGACTAAGAGTCCTTATTTACTCTAAAAGCCTAAAGGAGGAGTGTTGGATGCTAAAGTTAgattttttatcattatattgaataaaaaatatttctgttggcCAGAATAGTCCAGGTTTTTGCTTGTCTACTGGTATCATTATTTAATGACACCTACACGCAACCTGCTTTGGACAGTAAATTGGAGGATCTCACTCTTGACCCGGTAGTTCTGCTAATGGTCCCATCTGGATACCAGCAGGGGGCAGAAGAAGCCCATTGAATTTTCACCTCCTTAAGGGTGCATAAGCGGCTTTGCTTTACAACTGGTGAGGCCAAGCAGTTCAGAGTCTTGGTACACCTGGAGAGATAAGAACCTTCTATAACACTAGCACAAAAAATTGGTGTTCAGTTGTTCTCAGCATGTTAGCATTGGTGTCAACTTTTCCACCACAAACCCAGCATGGGCTTAAAACCCCAGATTATAGGAATGGTGACtattattaattttgtaaatGTTCTCATTATTAAGTATTACTTGTGCATCTATTCTTACAATGTATTTTGATTATTAGTTTACATAAGATAACTATAAATAATAATCCCACCATGACTGAAATATTGAAAAATGATTGTGCATAATTTAGAACCATGATAAAAAGTTCTATTACACGGTACATCTGTTTAACTGTAGTCAGGTGGGTATCTGAGAAGGTTCCATTAGGATTTGTATTGTTGTATTGTTCTATGGCCTAGAGGATCTCCATCAAGGAAatgtatctcttttcttttttgaaatgtttctcttttaataCTTTTTCTACATTTCAGACAAAGTCAGACAACTGATAAAATCCAGACAGAATAAGATATTAAACCCTGAGTAAAAGATTTAAACTAAGCAGGAAAGTGCAAATGGGAAGTAAATCTAACTTAAATGATATAAGAGTAAGGAGCTAAAGTTTCGAGGATAAATACTTGAAGAGTTACACATATTTTAACCTGTGGAAATTACAGGATAGACTAAGAGGATCTAATTCAGTCCCCTCCCTTTCAAGATGAAGAAACTTGCAGGGTCCTTCTAGGAAATGCAGGACAGGAATACACACTGCTAGGCTTCTGCTGTTCTCCGGGGTATTTGGATGCCTTCAGTGTGGCCGCCAGAAGCTCCCTCTTCCTTACTGCTCTTGTTCTCTCATCTTCACTTGTGGAGAAGAACAGCTtggtcagaaataaataaataaatatatatatatatatatatatatatatatatatactgccaTATTAAATCAGCGAGACCTACAAAACCAGTATTATACAGATTTTATATATAGGTATTATATAGATTTATAGTTAGATCTAAAATTACGATTTATTAATGGTAATATATATTACCATGATCATCATAACCTGTCCACTAATTTACCTTCATGgaaccaccagtttattctctataattaacaatctggtttctttttcttttttttttttccaatttattttcagaaaaacagtattcattattttttcaccacacccagtgctccatgcaagccgtgccctctataatacccaccacctggtaccccaacctcccaccacctccccccccgccacttcaaacccctcagattgtttttcagagtccatagtctctcatggttcacctccccttccaatttacccaaattccctactcctctcgaacgccccttgtcctccatgctatttgttatgctccacaaataagtgaaaccatatgataattgactctctctgcttgacttatttcactcagc
The genomic region above belongs to Neovison vison isolate M4711 chromosome 7, ASM_NN_V1, whole genome shotgun sequence and contains:
- the LOC122913536 gene encoding LOW QUALITY PROTEIN: olfactory receptor 51V1 (The sequence of the model RefSeq protein was modified relative to this genomic sequence to represent the inferred CDS: substituted 1 base at 1 genomic stop codon), which encodes MITLRSPSVNSSTFVLTAFSGLEQQYPWISIPFFTTYTLVFGGNCMVLHVIRTEPSLHQPMFYFLAMLALTDLSIGLSTVHTVLGILWGFIQEISLDSCIAQSYFIHGLSFMESSVLLTMAFDRYIAICNPLRYSSILTNSRILKIGLTIVARSFFFITPPIINLKFFHYCRSHILSHSFCLHQDLLRLACSDIRFNSYYALMLVIFTLLLDAALILYSYVLILRAVLAIASQGERHKSLQTCISHICAVLVFYIPIISLTMVHRFGKHLSPVIHVLMGNIYILFPPLMNPIIYSVKTQQIRSRMLRLFSLKICXDAQVF